The genomic window aatacaatttcttgttgatccctcgtcgtttatttaatatatattatattggccattttattattgatatgaataaattttggctatcatatcacatagaaatttatatagtaaattactacgtaatattaaaatacattatcgaataaaatactaagtagattttaatattacgaaatatatatatgtaattcattttaaaaatggtgaataaataatatgaggGTGATAGAATGgaataatattatgtaagagatatatagcagttggtatgattcaATTAGTTGGCTAACTACCGTATAATTTGCTACAATTAAGTAAAAAACGCGTTTAGGAAATAGAAAttctataatttgaaaaagtttcttcttcggagaagaagaaattaaatttcgcAAGTCATTTTCTCTAGCCATCAAACAGAGCCCTATTTGGCTCTAACATAAAAGTTTATAAGGGAAGTTAGAAGGGTATTGTATGTCATacccttaaaaataatttgacactCTTTAACACGCTATTTACATGGTCACAATCACGTATGATATATGTGAAAACATATCTTCATTATAATACGTATGCTACtagttacttttatttaatcttaACTAAACTCTGGACTGCAAAATGATAGTATTGACTTATCAGTAACTAATTGAGAATGAACACATATTTTTAAGTTGACTACCCAAAGAGTGAAGAACCCAGTCGTTtgtccaaataaattataaaccatgtaataagtttaattatatttattgtgctATCCGTTGTGTTGCTCAATAATAGAAGAATATGACATGTATAATTAAAACGAACGCcattgtatttttctaaaaaagaatatattatttttaaagacaagTGGCAATCATTCTTCAGTTAGGATACCTAGGTTATACCCTTATGtattaaaacatacataaataaatatagtaaaaaatcaGGTCCTCAAAGACCCATGTTTTACTCATCACTTTCGTCATCCATGATTTACGAAAGAgtcctaatatatatttcattggtcttttttttttaaactatattttatctgtacaaagtattaatttattttaacttggaaataataaaaaaacatcaaaaaagttaattcgtTATCTCATGTTCCTTCAATCATCGTCTTCGTCATCGTCCGACtctgcaaatatataaataaaatcaatgtaCATCACATCAACATTAATTATGTACTTATGAAAAAGCAAGGCACCGACACATAAGATTAATTATCTATCTATCTTTAATACAAAAAGAGGAAAGGAAATCAGAATTTGCCTCTGATAATTTCTTGAAAGAAGCGGGGTACATCAATATAAGGAGTTTGAATTCAAATGATTTATCCATAGGTAGTTCTTTCAAAATACTAATGATTTCTTgtgtaattttatcattaacttCTGCTTCTCCCTCCAGTAGTATCAAATAGGATACTATCTCTTGTAGATCATATGGGTACAATGATAGAGGAGAATCCGAGTGTGCATGAATTCGCTGGACAATACTTGGAAGTCTAGTAATAAGCATTGAGTTATAGTTACAATGATAGAGGGATGTACTGAAATATCGAATGAATTCAGCAAACCAAATAGAGGAACGAGAAATCAAACGAGAAATGATGTTAGCCGATGGAAAACTCCCCTTGTCAGTAACTAAATTTGTCAGTATACATCTAAAATCATCTTGAAGAACATTAGAAGGAAGTAGAGACAACAATATTTCACAACAGCGTACAAATGAGTCAGAGAGATGACTATTAAGATTCTTAATGATTGACCAAAGGACAACAGATTTCTCAGCGCATAGTAGATCAAATCTTGCAGTTTCAAATAAATGCGATAGAGCTTCTTCTGTCCTACATTCAGGAGGAACTCTCAAGAAAAACTCCCAATCTTCCAGATTTTCTTCAATAGCAATGTATTCTTTTAGAGAAATAAAGAGTTGAGATTCCAAGGTCCAAGGATGAAGACCAAAATGAAATTCCTGATTCTCCATGAGTAGTTTCCTATGATTTCCTAAACATTTCATTAGTAAACATAGATAATAGAAATTGACCCCGGTGccttacacttaaaaaaaaaatatatacatatatttataaatatagatgctTACCTTCTTCCGCCTTCTCAAGCCACTCAATGAACTTTTTCATTTGATCCATGAATACAGACCAACCTCTTTGAGAGTGGCTCTCGCGGTACCACTTAAGAATAACGTCTTCTGAGAGGACGTCAGCTATAAAAGAAGATGAAGAGAGAAAAGGGACATGTGAAGGAATATGTGGtgtttatataaacaaaaaattatatcttacttTTATAGAGcaaaagaatgattttattaaaaatcttgaGGAAGTTCATATTATCATAGCAAAATTCCTGAATTTTGTTAAGTAACACAAGTTCAGACCTACTATTGCTAGAAAAGGCTTCAAAGAGGGGTACATGTCTTCTAATATGTCGCAATGCCTGATCCTGAAGAAGATCTTCCTTCTTACTCCATTCGATAGCGCTCATGACACAGCTCCATATCTATTGAAttggacaaaaatattatttatagtagtCGGCAATGAatgtctttatttcttttaccaTGACAACAGAGTCAGATTCAGGGATACTGTTCTTTATTAGAATGTCAACAATTTCTTTGGATGGTTTCTCTTCAGTAATGGCGACTTTGAGTTGACGCTGAACTTTAAGACGCCTTTGCTGCTCTTCCTGTTGCTTCTTGAAGCTAACCACCTCTGGAAGATCTCTAGCGCTGAAGGTCTTGGCAAAATTTTCTTTCGTTTGTTGTTGATTGTGTGCAGGGAAGAAATCCATGAGACTGGACTCCATGCCAGACTTCTTGATCACGTTGATG from Lepeophtheirus salmonis chromosome 1, UVic_Lsal_1.4, whole genome shotgun sequence includes these protein-coding regions:
- the kra gene encoding protein krasavietz isoform X2, encoding MSGKAPLPSLTGHRLKTRKRDEKKQYDPLGFRDAIFEGLSETKGDLEAVFRYLDSAGSKLDYRRYGVNLIEVLIAGGLLAPGGIIVTDGDPPHKTETCLFECCTPGDLEGLKAFDQVFIQLMRRYKYLEKMHEEEMNKILVSLKGFSHDERTVLAQITALWLASGQIPATLLPILINEHQVKDGTALEFLLEVLSTLKSEKGGTAVINVIKKSGMESSLMDFFPAHNQQQTKENFAKTFSARDLPEVVSFKKQQEEQQRRLKVQRQLKVAITEEKPSKEIVDILIKNSIPESDSVVMIWSCVMSAIEWSKKEDLLQDQALRHIRRHVPLFEAFSSNSRSELVLLNKIQEFCYDNMNFLKIFNKIILLLYKTDVLSEDVILKWYRESHSQRGWSVFMDQMKKFIEWLEKAEEESDDDEDDD
- the kra gene encoding protein krasavietz isoform X1, encoding MSGKAPLPSLTGHRLKTRKRDEKKQYDPLGFRDAIFEGLSETKGDLEAVFRYLDSAGSKLDYRRYGVNLIEVLIAGGLLAPGGIIVTDGDPPHKTETCLFECCTPGDLEGLKAFDQVFIQLMRRYKYLEKMHEEEMNKILVSLKGFSHDERTVLAQITALWLASGQIPATLLPILINEHQVKDGTALEFLLEVLSTLKSEKGGTAVINVIKKSGMESSLMDFFPAHNQQQTKENFAKTFSARDLPEVVSFKKQQEEQQRRLKVQRQLKVAITEEKPSKEIVDILIKNSIPESDSVVMIWSCVMSAIEWSKKEDLLQDQALRHIRRHVPLFEAFSSNSRSELVLLNKIQEFCYDNMNFLKIFNKIILLLYKTDVLSEDVILKWYRESHSQRGWSVFMDQMKKFIEWLEKAEEGNHRKLLMENQEFHFGLHPWTLESQLFISLKEYIAIEENLEDWEFFLRVPPECRTEEALSHLFETARFDLLCAEKSVVLWSIIKNLNSHLSDSFVRCCEILLSLLPSNVLQDDFRCILTNLVTDKGSFPSANIISRLISRSSIWFAEFIRYFSTSLYHCNYNSMLITRLPSIVQRIHAHSDSPLSLYPYDLQEIVSYLILLEGEAEVNDKITQEIISILKELPMDKSFEFKLLILMYPASFKKLSEANSDFLSSFCIKDR